One Tolypothrix bouteillei VB521301 DNA window includes the following coding sequences:
- a CDS encoding tetratricopeptide repeat protein, whose product MDSLFINYLLEDLKNSDETVRDEATKRLWRIWFQQKGIHGLEIIERSQQLVDAGEMNQAEAILTELINDQPDFAEAWNRRGFLYYINAQYQKSLADCQMVVQLNPVHFGALHGMGLCYAALGQYSEAIRAFRLALEIQPYSQVNQKLILECTLRLS is encoded by the coding sequence ATGGATTCTTTATTTATCAATTACTTACTTGAAGACTTGAAAAATTCCGATGAAACAGTCCGCGATGAGGCGACCAAAAGACTCTGGCGGATTTGGTTTCAGCAAAAAGGAATTCACGGGCTAGAAATTATCGAACGCAGCCAGCAGTTAGTGGATGCGGGAGAAATGAATCAAGCCGAAGCCATTCTCACAGAACTTATTAACGACCAACCAGATTTTGCAGAAGCGTGGAATCGCCGTGGTTTTCTTTACTACATCAACGCTCAGTATCAAAAGTCTTTAGCAGACTGTCAGATGGTTGTTCAACTTAACCCCGTGCATTTTGGCGCACTTCATGGTATGGGCTTGTGTTACGCGGCACTCGGACAGTATTCTGAAGCGATTAGAGCATTTCGTCTTGCTTTGGAAATCCAGCCCTATTCCCAAGTTAATCAAAAATTGATTTTAGAATGTACGCTTCGATTGAGCTAG
- a CDS encoding GTP cyclohydrolase II: MPKQKSIYRHIVLTSHPSRFGPKPIPIKWGEVDPMQRGPVVATLTQQAHRNVIGTHSGSYAVYRALAVASGALQSDHRADLTNTSPVEGIGPHPSWFDPDKIVSLDPFGANVGDVFRSYYEQGYDIRPTIAITKAHINIPELQEAVANGRLQVDGKIMKSNGDLVVTKAAIEPVWYLPGMAKRFQISEGELRRALFEQTGGMFPELVTRSDLEVFLPPIGGVTVYIVGDVAAIDDPNKPLAVRVHDECNGSDVFGSDICTCRPYLVHGIEVCIQTAQEGGAGIIVYCRKEGRALGEVTKFLVYNARKRQEGGDRADAYFSRTECVAGVQDMRFQELMPDVLHWLGVARIDRLVSMSNMKYNAITQAGIEVVERVPIPEELIPQDARVEIEAKKAAGYYTTSEVLDADALASVQGRSLEG; the protein is encoded by the coding sequence ATGCCAAAGCAAAAGAGCATCTACAGGCATATTGTTCTCACTTCGCATCCCAGTCGCTTTGGTCCCAAACCAATTCCTATCAAGTGGGGAGAAGTCGATCCCATGCAACGGGGTCCGGTGGTAGCTACCTTAACTCAGCAAGCACACCGTAACGTCATTGGTACCCATTCTGGTAGTTATGCGGTGTATAGAGCATTGGCGGTAGCAAGCGGAGCACTTCAATCAGATCACAGGGCCGATCTCACTAACACGTCTCCAGTGGAGGGCATTGGACCGCATCCAAGCTGGTTCGATCCAGATAAAATTGTATCTCTTGACCCATTTGGGGCAAATGTTGGTGATGTCTTTAGATCGTATTACGAACAGGGATATGATATACGCCCGACAATTGCTATCACTAAAGCTCATATCAACATACCCGAACTGCAAGAAGCAGTAGCGAATGGACGCTTGCAAGTTGATGGCAAAATTATGAAATCCAATGGCGATTTAGTTGTCACTAAAGCAGCAATTGAGCCAGTTTGGTATTTACCGGGAATGGCCAAGCGCTTCCAAATTTCAGAGGGAGAATTGCGCCGCGCCTTATTTGAACAAACGGGGGGTATGTTTCCAGAATTGGTGACGCGTTCCGATCTTGAGGTCTTTTTACCACCCATTGGAGGTGTTACTGTATACATTGTAGGGGATGTAGCAGCGATCGACGACCCCAATAAACCCCTAGCAGTTAGAGTACATGACGAATGCAATGGTTCTGACGTCTTTGGGTCAGATATCTGTACCTGCCGTCCTTATTTAGTCCACGGAATAGAAGTCTGCATCCAAACAGCACAAGAAGGGGGTGCTGGTATCATTGTTTACTGCCGCAAGGAAGGACGGGCTTTGGGAGAAGTGACGAAATTTTTAGTATACAATGCTCGCAAGCGTCAAGAAGGGGGCGATCGCGCTGATGCTTACTTCAGTCGGACTGAATGCGTGGCGGGTGTTCAAGATATGCGGTTTCAAGAACTGATGCCGGATGTGTTGCACTGGTTGGGCGTGGCTCGTATTGACCGCTTGGTTTCAATGAGTAATATGAAATACAACGCTATCACTCAAGCAGGCATAGAGGTGGTGGAACGAGTTCCCATTCCAGAAGAATTGATTCCTCAAGATGCGCGAGTAGAAATAGAAGCGAAAAAAGCAGCAGGTTATTATACCACATCTGAGGTATTAGATGC